A window of Streptomyces caniferus contains these coding sequences:
- a CDS encoding GNAT family N-acetyltransferase, with protein MPPTESDLGSSSEDTLDLQLPPEFSALFAEGHGQQTPPDEPAAGPLLDQLAGWGAADTPAGPFELVPVRPDRDLDRITGWMNDPAVAAFWELAGPPETTAAHLRGQLDGDGRSVPCLGVLAGVPMSYWEIYRADLDPLARHYPARLQDTGVHLLIGGAGDRGRGLGGMLLRATADLVLDHRPQCARVLAEPDLRNTVSVAAFLSAGFRYGDEIELPGKRAALMVRDRAHRHLL; from the coding sequence GTGCCACCCACCGAGTCCGACCTCGGCTCCAGTTCCGAGGACACCCTCGACCTGCAGCTCCCGCCCGAATTCAGCGCGCTGTTCGCCGAGGGACACGGGCAGCAAACGCCCCCGGACGAGCCGGCCGCCGGCCCGCTGCTCGACCAGCTCGCGGGCTGGGGGGCGGCCGACACCCCCGCCGGGCCGTTCGAGCTCGTCCCCGTCCGGCCGGACCGCGATCTCGACCGGATCACCGGCTGGATGAACGATCCGGCCGTGGCGGCCTTCTGGGAGCTGGCGGGCCCGCCGGAGACCACGGCCGCCCATCTGCGCGGCCAGCTCGACGGCGACGGCCGCAGTGTGCCCTGCCTGGGGGTGCTGGCCGGGGTTCCGATGAGCTACTGGGAGATCTACCGCGCCGATCTGGACCCGCTCGCCCGCCACTACCCGGCCCGGCTCCAGGACACCGGTGTCCATCTGCTCATCGGCGGCGCCGGCGACCGGGGACGCGGGCTGGGCGGCATGCTGCTGCGCGCCACCGCCGATCTCGTACTCGATCACCGACCGCAGTGCGCACGTGTCCTCGCCGAACCCGATCTGCGCAACACCGTCTCCGTCGCGGCCTTCCTGAGCGCGGGATTCCGCTACGGCGACGAGATCGAACTTCCCGGCAAACGCGCGGCGTTGATGGTCCGCGACCGCGCCCACCGCCACCTGCTCTGA
- a CDS encoding trypsin-like serine peptidase, whose protein sequence is MRSIRRPVLAAAALTAVVALTATGCGPEGDNADAKPSQSAAQDSTGGGGFQIPQDIQDKLKEHGFDLDKWKNGEWKNWNRDKWLREAGEFINPIIKDFWDKDKIDKVKPPQDPSKPEDISEDQGKTDPEPAAVPAQAVKTPYTSTAPGVGLLLFSTPEGGSRCSATVVKDPAHPGKSNLVWTAAHCVHAGKNGGWYRNMMFVPNFNKTGGTEGQLKGKPYEERVPSGKWWADDMATSQQWIKAGGAVPGVPMAPYDFALMHVKPEESTGGKSLEEVAGGAYQVDFNAPAMAKIPSLTAQGYPAEAPFDGAAQQQCTDKPTRLSMDAKKPTMYRIGCTMTGGSSGGPWFIKGTDGKPVLVSNMSMGPRPARWSAGPHLGPEAKSMFDTMSKKWAGKQ, encoded by the coding sequence ATGCGATCCATACGTCGGCCAGTCCTGGCCGCCGCCGCCCTCACCGCCGTCGTGGCGCTCACCGCCACCGGCTGCGGCCCCGAGGGCGACAACGCGGACGCCAAGCCCAGCCAGTCCGCGGCCCAGGACTCCACGGGCGGGGGTGGCTTCCAGATTCCGCAGGACATTCAGGACAAGCTCAAGGAACACGGCTTCGACCTGGACAAGTGGAAGAACGGCGAGTGGAAGAACTGGAACCGGGACAAGTGGCTCCGGGAAGCCGGTGAGTTCATCAACCCGATCATCAAGGACTTCTGGGACAAGGACAAGATCGACAAGGTCAAGCCGCCCCAGGACCCGAGCAAGCCCGAGGACATCTCGGAGGACCAGGGCAAGACCGACCCCGAGCCCGCCGCCGTTCCGGCTCAGGCCGTCAAGACCCCGTACACCTCGACCGCTCCCGGCGTGGGCCTGCTGCTGTTCAGCACCCCCGAGGGCGGCTCGCGTTGCTCGGCCACCGTCGTCAAGGACCCGGCGCACCCCGGTAAGTCCAACCTCGTGTGGACCGCGGCGCACTGTGTGCACGCCGGCAAGAACGGCGGCTGGTACCGCAACATGATGTTCGTGCCGAACTTCAACAAGACCGGCGGCACCGAAGGCCAGTTGAAGGGCAAGCCCTACGAGGAGCGCGTCCCCTCGGGCAAGTGGTGGGCGGACGACATGGCGACGTCCCAGCAGTGGATCAAGGCCGGCGGCGCCGTTCCCGGTGTGCCGATGGCTCCCTACGACTTCGCGCTGATGCACGTGAAGCCCGAGGAGAGCACGGGCGGCAAGTCGCTGGAGGAGGTCGCCGGCGGTGCGTACCAGGTCGACTTCAACGCGCCCGCGATGGCCAAGATCCCGAGCCTGACCGCGCAGGGCTACCCGGCCGAGGCGCCGTTCGACGGTGCGGCGCAGCAGCAGTGCACCGACAAGCCGACCCGTCTGTCGATGGACGCCAAGAAGCCGACCATGTACCGGATCGGCTGCACCATGACCGGTGGTTCCTCCGGCGGCCCCTGGTTCATCAAGGGCACGGACGGCAAGCCGGTGCTGGTCTCCAACATGTCGATGGGGCCGCGCCCGGCCCGCTGGTCCGCCGGTCCCCACCTGGGCCCCGAGGCCAAGAGCATGTTCGACACCATGAGCAAGAAGTGGGCCGGCAAGCAGTAA
- a CDS encoding diaminobutyrate--2-oxoglutarate transaminase family protein, with product MALTETMPAAVPSAHEGILRRQSLRESAARTYARSLPIVPVRARGLTIEGADGRRYLDCLSGAGTLALGHNHPVVLEAIRAVLDSGAPLHVLDLATPVKDAFTTELFATLPRELAEKGRIQFCGPAGTDAVEAAFKLVRTATGRDGLMAFSGAYHGMTSQALAASGGAQHTSVVRLPYPYDYRCPFQTGGERGAELAARWTQSLLDDHKSGVSQPAGMILEPVQGEGGVIPAPDGWLRRMREITAARQIPLIVDEVQTGVGRTGAFWAVDHSGIVPDVIVLSKAIGGSLPLAVIVYREELDAWQPGAHAGTFRGNQLAMAAGAATLAYVRTHGLDRRAGELGARMLDRLGSLAAAHDCIGDVRGRGLMLGVELVDRSADADATGARPADPRLAAAVQHACLDRGLIVELGGRHSAVVRLLPPLTITDEQADAILDRLADAITAAVRTTPGPTGSSPTTMRGTSP from the coding sequence GTGGCGTTGACCGAAACCATGCCGGCGGCCGTGCCGTCGGCCCATGAGGGGATCCTGCGGCGGCAGTCCCTGCGCGAGTCCGCTGCCCGCACCTACGCGCGCTCGCTGCCCATCGTCCCGGTGCGCGCCCGCGGGCTGACCATCGAGGGCGCCGACGGCAGGCGCTACCTCGACTGCCTCTCCGGCGCCGGAACCCTGGCGCTCGGCCACAACCACCCGGTGGTGCTCGAAGCGATCCGGGCGGTCCTCGACTCCGGTGCGCCGCTGCACGTCCTCGACCTGGCCACCCCCGTCAAGGACGCCTTCACCACCGAGCTGTTCGCCACCCTGCCGCGTGAGTTGGCCGAAAAGGGGCGCATCCAGTTCTGCGGCCCGGCCGGCACGGACGCCGTCGAGGCCGCGTTCAAGCTCGTCCGCACCGCGACCGGCCGGGACGGGCTGATGGCCTTCTCCGGCGCCTACCACGGCATGACCTCACAGGCGCTCGCCGCCTCCGGGGGAGCGCAGCACACCAGCGTGGTCCGGCTGCCCTACCCCTATGACTACCGCTGCCCCTTCCAGACCGGCGGCGAGCGCGGTGCCGAGCTCGCCGCGCGCTGGACCCAGAGCCTGCTGGACGACCACAAGAGCGGGGTGTCCCAGCCGGCCGGGATGATCCTCGAACCCGTCCAGGGCGAGGGCGGAGTGATCCCCGCGCCAGACGGCTGGCTGCGGCGGATGCGGGAGATCACCGCAGCCCGGCAGATCCCGCTGATCGTGGACGAGGTGCAGACCGGCGTCGGCCGCACCGGCGCCTTCTGGGCGGTCGACCACAGCGGCATCGTGCCCGATGTGATCGTGCTGTCGAAGGCGATCGGCGGCAGCCTGCCGCTCGCCGTGATCGTCTACCGCGAGGAACTCGACGCCTGGCAGCCCGGCGCTCACGCGGGCACCTTCCGCGGCAACCAGCTCGCCATGGCCGCCGGCGCCGCCACCCTCGCCTACGTCCGCACCCACGGCCTCGACCGGCGGGCCGGGGAACTCGGCGCCCGGATGCTCGACCGCCTCGGCTCCCTCGCCGCCGCCCATGACTGCATCGGTGACGTCCGCGGCCGCGGGCTGATGCTCGGCGTCGAGCTCGTCGACCGCTCCGCCGACGCGGATGCCACGGGCGCCCGCCCCGCCGACCCCCGGCTCGCCGCCGCCGTCCAGCACGCCTGCCTGGACCGCGGCCTGATCGTCGAACTGGGCGGCAGGCACTCCGCCGTCGTCCGGCTGCTGCCACCCCTCACCATCACCGACGAACAGGCGGACGCCATCCTCGACCGCCTCGCCGACGCCATCACGGCGGCGGTCCGCACCACCCCCGGGCCGACGGGCTCGTCCCCCACGACAATGCGAGGCACCTCCCCATGA
- a CDS encoding IucA/IucC family protein produces MSPEPQPSHSAWQHAARRLFAKTLAEFAYEEVLTPEPDGTAHDGTPQYRLPVTDGLVYRFRARRGAYGHWRVDPESITPDADPFRFLTHAHDTVLGLSGDTTGHLIRELTATLAADTRLDATALSAAELADLDYATLEGHQTGHPWLVANKGRLGFSAHDAATWAPEARTAQRLPWLAAHHSIAHYRGIPTLATPDRLYGEELDPATRHAFARTISDEGHDPADYLYLPVHPWQWDETTAPLFAPQLADRSIIALPTDNDLRLPQQSIRTFLNLSRPRARTVKLPLSILNTLVWRGLPTERTLAAPAVTRWVHGLRDADPYLRDETRVILLGETASVTVEHPLYDRLPGVPYQFKELLGCIWREPVSVHLDPGERARTLAALLQTDPQGRALTAELVRRSGLAPRDWLARLFAALLPPLLHFLYQYGTVFSPHGENAIVVFDEHDVPTRLAVKDFVDDVNTSSRPLPEHDSMPDDVRAVLLTEPPAFLTQFIHSGLFVGVFRYLAPLCADQLDVPEAAFWSLVRTEILRHHERFPALKERYETFDLLTPRIERLCLNRNRLHVDGYRDRRDRPHAAVHGTVPNPLHHP; encoded by the coding sequence TTGTCGCCTGAGCCCCAGCCTTCGCACAGCGCCTGGCAGCACGCCGCGCGCCGACTGTTCGCCAAGACCCTGGCGGAGTTCGCGTACGAGGAAGTCCTCACCCCCGAGCCCGACGGCACGGCCCACGACGGCACCCCGCAATACCGGCTGCCGGTCACCGACGGCCTGGTCTACCGCTTCCGCGCCCGCCGCGGCGCCTACGGCCACTGGCGCGTGGACCCCGAGTCGATCACCCCCGACGCCGACCCCTTCCGCTTCCTGACCCACGCGCACGACACCGTGCTGGGCCTGTCCGGCGACACCACCGGCCATCTCATCCGCGAGCTGACCGCCACCCTCGCCGCCGACACCCGGCTCGACGCCACCGCACTCAGCGCCGCCGAACTCGCGGACCTGGACTACGCCACCCTCGAAGGCCACCAGACCGGCCACCCCTGGCTCGTCGCGAACAAGGGCCGGCTCGGCTTCTCCGCCCACGACGCGGCGACCTGGGCCCCCGAGGCCCGCACCGCCCAGCGCCTGCCCTGGCTCGCCGCGCACCACAGCATCGCCCACTACCGCGGTATCCCCACCCTGGCCACCCCCGACCGTCTCTACGGCGAGGAGCTCGACCCCGCCACCCGTCACGCCTTCGCCCGCACCATCTCCGACGAGGGCCACGACCCCGCCGACTACCTCTACCTCCCCGTCCATCCCTGGCAGTGGGACGAGACCACCGCCCCGCTCTTCGCCCCGCAGCTCGCCGACAGATCCATCATCGCGCTGCCCACTGACAACGACCTCCGCCTGCCGCAGCAGTCGATCCGCACCTTCCTCAACCTCAGCCGCCCACGGGCCCGCACGGTCAAACTGCCGCTGTCCATCCTCAACACCCTGGTCTGGCGCGGACTGCCCACCGAGCGCACCCTCGCCGCGCCCGCCGTCACCCGCTGGGTGCACGGCCTGCGCGACGCCGACCCCTATCTGCGCGACGAGACCCGGGTGATCCTGCTCGGCGAGACCGCCTCGGTCACCGTCGAGCACCCCCTCTACGACCGGCTTCCCGGCGTCCCGTACCAGTTCAAGGAGCTGCTCGGCTGTATCTGGCGCGAGCCGGTCAGCGTCCATCTGGACCCCGGTGAACGCGCCCGCACCCTGGCCGCGCTGCTGCAGACCGATCCCCAGGGGCGCGCCCTGACCGCGGAGCTGGTGCGCCGCTCGGGGCTGGCCCCGCGCGACTGGCTGGCCCGGCTGTTCGCCGCCCTGCTGCCGCCCCTGCTGCACTTCCTCTACCAGTACGGCACGGTCTTCTCCCCGCACGGCGAGAACGCCATCGTCGTCTTCGACGAGCACGACGTCCCCACCCGCCTCGCGGTCAAGGACTTCGTCGACGACGTCAACACCAGCTCCCGGCCGCTCCCCGAGCACGACTCCATGCCGGACGACGTACGGGCGGTGCTGCTGACCGAACCGCCCGCCTTCCTCACCCAGTTCATCCACTCCGGGCTGTTCGTCGGCGTCTTCCGCTACCTCGCGCCGCTGTGTGCGGACCAACTGGACGTTCCCGAGGCCGCGTTCTGGTCACTCGTACGGACCGAGATCCTGCGCCACCACGAGCGCTTCCCCGCGCTCAAGGAGCGGTACGAGACCTTCGACCTGCTCACCCCGCGGATCGAGCGGCTGTGCCTGAACCGCAACCGTCTGCATGTGGACGGTTACCGGGACCGCCGCGACCGCCCGCACGCGGCCGTGCACGGAACCGTGCCCAACCCGCTCCATCACCCGTGA
- a CDS encoding IucA/IucC family protein: MNERPGPDGGQSAERVPAHQGAGTIESVPRQQRRAPGDACHTHEAPDPAAHHGAPGPYDHLPSGDHDPLDHPDPAVAADAAGIEHLLRCWIRESGTPRPAEGGVRIPLRAAAGALHLPVRYWSPTGWHRLGAPTLEGAPAGAAPLDAVTLAALLRREAAYGDRRASDGGEHRVADTDERPAPDAERQQAPDGAGAELIGRVANSVRNVATFLTDRRARPADDHGALFLEAEQSLLLGHPLHPTPKSREGLSDAETRAYSPELRGAFPLHWTAVHRSVLAADSAWTERGKPVPAEQLARDLAGDGLRLPDDTVPLPLHPWQARELADRADIAALREAGLLHDLGVHGPLWHPTSSVRTVYRPDANAMLKLSLGLRITNSRRENLRKELARGVEVHRLLRTGLAEQWQTVHPGFDIVRDPAYLAVDGFDGAPVQGLDVVIRHNPFSTTDDAVCIAGLTSPRPWPGRSGVRSRLEDLVHTLGARTGRPLEAVATEWFLRYLEAVVRPVLWLDGTAGIVLEAHQQNTVVLLDPDGWPVGGRYRDNQGYYFRASRRAELERRLPGIGESSDSFVADDVTDERFAYYLGINNVLGLIGAFGSQRLVREEILLAAFRRFLADAAAAPRAHRSPLPEQLLAARTLRCKANLATRLHGMDELVGPVETQSVYVTVPNPLAP; encoded by the coding sequence ATGAACGAACGCCCCGGCCCCGACGGCGGCCAGTCCGCCGAGCGCGTCCCCGCCCACCAGGGCGCGGGCACCATCGAGTCCGTACCGCGCCAGCAGCGGCGCGCCCCGGGCGACGCCTGCCACACCCACGAGGCCCCGGACCCGGCCGCCCACCACGGTGCCCCCGGCCCCTACGACCACCTCCCGTCCGGTGACCACGACCCCCTCGACCACCCCGACCCGGCGGTCGCCGCCGACGCCGCGGGCATCGAGCACCTGCTGCGCTGCTGGATCCGCGAGAGCGGCACCCCCCGCCCGGCCGAAGGCGGAGTGCGCATCCCCCTGCGCGCCGCCGCGGGCGCCCTGCACCTCCCCGTCCGCTACTGGTCGCCCACGGGCTGGCACCGTCTCGGCGCCCCCACCCTCGAAGGCGCCCCGGCCGGCGCCGCCCCCCTGGACGCCGTCACCCTCGCCGCGCTGCTGCGCCGGGAGGCCGCGTACGGCGACCGCCGGGCCTCCGACGGCGGCGAGCACCGGGTGGCGGACACCGACGAGCGGCCGGCTCCGGACGCCGAACGGCAGCAGGCCCCGGACGGCGCCGGTGCCGAACTCATCGGCCGGGTCGCCAACTCCGTACGGAACGTCGCCACCTTCCTCACCGACCGGCGGGCCCGGCCCGCCGACGACCACGGCGCCCTCTTCCTCGAAGCCGAACAGTCCCTGCTCCTCGGCCACCCGCTGCACCCCACACCCAAGAGCCGCGAGGGCCTCTCCGATGCCGAGACCCGGGCCTATTCGCCCGAACTCCGCGGCGCCTTCCCGCTCCACTGGACGGCCGTGCACCGCTCCGTCCTGGCCGCCGACTCCGCCTGGACCGAACGCGGCAAGCCCGTACCGGCCGAGCAGCTCGCCCGGGACCTCGCGGGCGACGGCCTCCGACTCCCCGACGACACCGTGCCGTTGCCGCTGCACCCCTGGCAGGCCAGGGAGCTCGCCGACCGCGCCGACATCGCGGCCCTCCGCGAGGCCGGCCTGCTGCACGACCTCGGGGTCCACGGCCCGCTCTGGCACCCCACCTCCTCCGTCCGCACGGTCTACCGCCCCGACGCGAACGCCATGCTGAAGCTCTCCCTCGGGCTGCGGATCACCAACTCCCGCCGGGAGAACCTCCGTAAGGAGCTCGCCCGCGGCGTCGAGGTGCACCGCCTGCTGCGCACCGGCCTCGCCGAGCAGTGGCAGACCGTCCACCCGGGCTTCGACATCGTCCGCGACCCGGCCTATCTCGCCGTCGACGGCTTCGACGGCGCGCCGGTCCAGGGCCTCGATGTCGTCATCCGCCACAACCCCTTCAGCACCACCGACGACGCGGTGTGCATCGCCGGCCTCACCTCCCCCCGGCCCTGGCCCGGCCGCTCGGGCGTGCGCTCCCGGCTCGAAGACCTGGTCCACACGCTCGGCGCCCGCACCGGCCGCCCCCTGGAGGCGGTGGCCACCGAGTGGTTCCTGCGCTACCTGGAAGCGGTCGTCCGGCCCGTGCTGTGGCTCGACGGCACGGCCGGCATCGTGCTCGAAGCCCACCAGCAGAACACCGTGGTGCTGCTGGACCCCGACGGCTGGCCGGTCGGCGGCCGCTACCGCGACAACCAGGGCTACTATTTCCGCGCCTCCCGCCGCGCCGAGCTGGAGCGGCGGCTGCCCGGCATCGGCGAGTCCAGCGACAGCTTCGTCGCCGACGACGTCACCGACGAACGCTTCGCCTACTACCTCGGCATCAACAACGTCCTAGGCCTCATCGGCGCCTTCGGCTCCCAGCGCCTGGTCCGTGAGGAGATCCTGCTCGCCGCCTTCCGGCGGTTCCTGGCCGATGCCGCCGCGGCCCCCCGGGCGCACCGCTCGCCGCTCCCGGAGCAGTTGCTCGCCGCCCGCACGCTGCGCTGCAAGGCCAACCTGGCGACCCGGCTGCACGGCATGGACGAACTCGTCGGCCCGGTCGAGACCCAGTCCGTCTACGTCACCGTGCCCAACCCCCTCGCCCCGTAG
- the hflX gene encoding GTPase HflX, translating to MTSSSSLPQDRQRLPESLRANALMEEDVAWSHEIDGERDGDQYDRSARAALRRVAGLSTELEDVTEVEYRQLRLERVVLVGVWTSGTVQEAENSLAELAALAETAGALVLDGVIQRRDKPDPATYIGSGKALELRDIVLESGADTVVCDGELSPGQLIHLEDVVKVKVVDRTALILDIFAQHAKSREGKAQVALAQMQYMLPRLRGWGQSLSRQMGGGGSGSAGGGMATRGPGETKIETDRRRIREKMAKMRREIAEMKTGRDIKRQERRRHKVPSVAIAGYTNAGKSSLLNRLTGAGVLVENALFATLDPTVRRAETPSGRLYTLADTVGFVRHLPHHLVEAFRSTMEEVGESDLILHVVDGSHPVPEEQLAAVREVIRDVGATDVPEIVVVNKADAADPLVLQRLLRQEKHALAVSARTGQGLDELLALLDAELPRPRVEIEVLVPYTHGALVSRAHAEGEVISEEHTADGTVLKARVHEELAAELQRFVPAA from the coding sequence ATGACCTCCTCTTCTTCCCTTCCGCAGGACCGGCAGCGCCTCCCCGAGAGCCTTCGGGCCAACGCCCTGATGGAAGAGGACGTCGCCTGGAGCCACGAGATCGACGGGGAGCGTGACGGCGACCAGTACGACCGTTCGGCCCGTGCCGCGCTACGCCGTGTAGCGGGCCTGTCCACCGAGCTCGAGGACGTCACCGAGGTCGAGTACCGGCAGCTCCGTCTGGAGCGCGTGGTGCTCGTGGGCGTCTGGACCTCCGGCACGGTCCAGGAGGCCGAGAACTCCCTCGCCGAGCTCGCCGCACTCGCCGAGACCGCCGGCGCCCTGGTGCTCGACGGCGTCATCCAGCGCCGCGACAAGCCCGACCCCGCCACGTACATCGGCTCGGGCAAGGCCCTGGAGCTGCGCGACATCGTGCTCGAGTCCGGGGCGGACACCGTGGTCTGCGACGGTGAGCTCTCCCCGGGCCAGCTGATCCACCTCGAGGACGTCGTCAAGGTCAAGGTGGTCGACCGGACCGCCCTGATCCTCGACATCTTCGCCCAGCACGCCAAGTCCCGTGAGGGCAAGGCGCAGGTCGCGCTGGCGCAGATGCAGTACATGCTCCCCAGGCTCCGCGGCTGGGGCCAGTCGCTGTCCCGGCAGATGGGTGGCGGTGGCTCCGGTTCGGCGGGCGGCGGTATGGCCACCCGTGGTCCCGGTGAGACCAAGATCGAGACGGACCGGCGGCGGATCCGCGAGAAGATGGCGAAGATGCGCCGGGAGATCGCGGAGATGAAGACCGGCCGGGACATCAAGCGCCAGGAACGCCGGCGCCACAAGGTCCCCTCGGTCGCCATCGCCGGCTACACCAACGCCGGCAAGTCCTCCCTGCTCAACCGCCTCACCGGCGCCGGTGTCCTGGTGGAGAACGCGCTGTTCGCCACCCTGGACCCGACCGTCCGGCGGGCCGAGACGCCCAGCGGGCGGCTCTACACCCTCGCCGACACCGTCGGCTTCGTCCGGCACCTGCCGCACCACCTCGTCGAGGCCTTCCGCTCCACGATGGAGGAGGTCGGCGAGTCCGATCTCATCCTGCACGTGGTCGACGGTTCGCATCCGGTGCCGGAGGAGCAGCTGGCCGCGGTACGCGAGGTGATCCGCGACGTGGGCGCGACGGACGTGCCCGAGATCGTGGTCGTCAACAAGGCCGACGCGGCCGATCCGCTGGTGCTGCAGCGACTGCTGCGCCAGGAGAAGCACGCCCTCGCGGTCTCGGCCCGTACCGGCCAGGGCCTGGACGAACTGCTGGCCCTGCTGGACGCGGAACTTCCCCGGCCGCGGGTCGAGATCGAGGTCCTGGTGCCTTACACCCACGGCGCCCTGGTCTCGCGGGCACACGCCGAGGGCGAGGTCATCTCCGAGGAGCACACCGCGGACGGCACGGTCCTCAAGGCGCGGGTGCACGAGGAGCTGGCCGCCGAACTCCAGCGCTTCGTCCCCGCGGCGTAG
- a CDS encoding ATP-dependent DNA helicase: MTKPSLPDLLHAAVTAVGGTERPGQVAMAEAVAEAVDDQAHLLVQAGTGTGKSLGYLVPALAHGERVVVATATLALQRQLVERDLPRTVDALHPLLRRRPEFAMLKGRSNYLCLHRLHEGVPQEEEDGLFDVFEQATPTSKLGKDLLRLRDWADETETGDRDALTPGVSDRAWGQVSVSSRECLGASKCAYGAECFAEAARERAKLADVVVTNHALLAIDAIEGAPVLPSHEVLIIDEAHELVSRVTGVATGELTPGQVNRAVRRAAKLVNEKAADQLQTASETFERLMELALPGRLEEIPEDLGYCLMALRDAARTVISALGSTRDKSVQDEDAVRKQALASLENVHAVAERIANGSEYDVVWYERHDRFGASLRVAPLSVSGLLREKLFDDRSVTLTSATLKLGGDFNGVAASLGLAPEGTEGEDVPPWKGLDVGSPFDYSKQGILYVAKHLAQPGREGSRTDMLDELTELIEAAGGRTLGLFSSMRAAQAAAEELRGRLDLPILLQGEETLGELIRAFASDARTCLFGTLSLWQGVDVPGVNCQLVVMDRVPFPRPDDPLMSARQKAVEEAGGNGFMAVAATHAALLMAQGAGRLVRATGDRGVVAVLDPRVERARYGSFLRKSMPDFWYTTDRNQVRRSLAAIDAAAKAAASPEAAEPAAENAGA; encoded by the coding sequence ATGACGAAGCCCTCTCTCCCCGATCTGCTCCACGCCGCCGTCACCGCCGTCGGCGGCACCGAGCGCCCCGGCCAGGTGGCGATGGCCGAGGCCGTCGCCGAGGCCGTGGACGACCAGGCCCATCTGCTGGTGCAGGCCGGCACCGGCACCGGAAAGTCCCTCGGCTATCTGGTGCCGGCGCTCGCGCACGGCGAGAGAGTGGTCGTCGCCACGGCCACCCTGGCGCTGCAGCGTCAGCTCGTCGAGCGCGATCTTCCGCGCACGGTCGACGCGCTGCATCCGCTGCTGCGCCGCCGCCCCGAGTTCGCCATGCTCAAGGGCCGTTCCAACTACCTGTGCCTGCACCGCCTCCATGAGGGCGTCCCGCAGGAAGAGGAGGACGGGCTCTTCGACGTCTTCGAGCAGGCGACGCCGACCAGCAAGCTCGGCAAGGATCTGCTGCGGCTGCGCGACTGGGCGGACGAGACCGAGACCGGCGACCGTGACGCGCTGACCCCGGGAGTCTCCGACCGTGCCTGGGGCCAGGTCTCGGTCTCCTCCCGGGAGTGCCTGGGCGCCTCGAAGTGCGCCTACGGGGCGGAGTGCTTCGCCGAGGCCGCCCGCGAGCGCGCCAAGCTCGCCGATGTCGTCGTCACCAACCACGCGCTGCTCGCCATCGACGCGATCGAGGGCGCCCCGGTCCTCCCCTCGCACGAGGTCCTGATCATCGACGAGGCCCATGAGCTGGTCTCCCGGGTCACCGGCGTCGCCACCGGCGAGCTCACCCCCGGCCAGGTCAACCGCGCCGTCCGCCGGGCCGCCAAGCTCGTCAACGAAAAGGCCGCCGACCAGCTCCAGACCGCGTCGGAGACCTTCGAGCGCCTCATGGAGCTGGCCCTGCCCGGCCGCCTCGAAGAGATCCCCGAGGATCTCGGCTACTGCCTGATGGCGCTGCGGGATGCGGCCCGGACGGTCATCTCGGCGCTCGGTTCGACCCGCGACAAGTCGGTCCAGGACGAGGACGCCGTCCGCAAGCAGGCCCTCGCCTCGCTGGAGAACGTCCACGCCGTCGCCGAGCGGATCGCGAACGGCTCCGAGTACGACGTGGTCTGGTACGAACGCCACGACCGCTTCGGCGCGTCCCTCCGGGTGGCCCCGCTGTCCGTCTCGGGCCTGCTGCGCGAGAAGCTCTTCGACGACCGCTCGGTGACCCTCACCTCCGCCACCCTCAAGCTGGGCGGCGACTTCAACGGGGTCGCGGCCTCCCTGGGCCTGGCCCCCGAGGGCACCGAGGGCGAGGACGTCCCGCCCTGGAAGGGCCTGGACGTCGGCTCCCCCTTCGACTACTCGAAGCAGGGCATCCTCTACGTCGCCAAGCACCTCGCCCAGCCCGGCCGCGAGGGCAGCCGCACGGACATGCTCGACGAACTCACCGAGCTGATCGAGGCCGCCGGCGGCCGCACCCTCGGCCTCTTCTCCTCCATGCGCGCCGCCCAGGCCGCGGCCGAGGAGCTGCGCGGCCGGCTGGACCTGCCGATCCTGCTCCAGGGCGAGGAGACGCTCGGCGAGCTGATCCGGGCCTTCGCCTCCGATGCCCGTACGTGCCTGTTCGGCACGCTGTCCCTGTGGCAGGGCGTCGATGTTCCCGGGGTGAACTGCCAGCTGGTGGTGATGGACCGGGTGCCGTTCCCGCGCCCGGACGACCCGCTGATGAGTGCCCGGCAGAAGGCCGTGGAGGAGGCCGGCGGCAATGGCTTCATGGCGGTCGCCGCCACCCATGCCGCGCTGCTGATGGCCCAGGGCGCCGGCCGTCTGGTCCGCGCCACCGGCGACCGCGGAGTGGTGGCCGTCCTCGACCCCCGGGTGGAGCGGGCCCGCTACGGTTCCTTCCTCCGCAAGTCGATGCCCGACTTCTGGTACACCACCGACCGGAACCAGGTTCGCCGCTCCCTCGCCGCCATCGACGCGGCGGCGAAGGCGGCGGCCTCACCCGAAGCGGCCGAGCCGGCAGCGGAGAATGCCGGGGCCTAG